The sequence CCGGCCAACAGCTCCTGCTCAGGCCGAACCGGCCTCAATAAATAGCTTGGTGTCAGGGATAACGGATTTAGATCTGAAAACGGCCTATCATCTCATTTAGTTTTTCTGCCAACCCCGATAATTCGTCTGATTTTGTTTTGACTTGATGACTGCCTGTGCTCATTTGAACTGTTGCCTGACTTACCTGGGCAATATCTTGCGTAACCTCTGCTGCCACTTTTGATGTATGGTTCACATTTTCATTCACTTCGTTTAAACCTTGAGCTGCCTGACTTACATTGCCTGAAATTTCTTGTGTAGCAACAGATTGTTCTTCAATGGCTGCCGCTACCGTAGTAACAATGGAGTTAATTTCATTAATAACCCCAACAATGGACTCAATGGCTTTGACGGATTCCTGGGTGGTTATATGAACACCCGCAATTTTAGAACTGATTACATCGGTAGCTTCAGCTGTCTGCTGAGCAAGTGCCTTAATTTCGCCGGCAACGACAGCAAAACCTTTTCCGGCTTCGCCAGCCCTGGCAGCTTCAATTTTTGCATTTAATGCCAGAAGATTGGTCTGTTCAGAAATTTCTGATATCGTATCCGTTACTGCATTAATATCAGATGCGGCTTTACCCAGGTCATCGACTTTTTGTGACACCGTATTTGCTTGTTTCACGGCAAATGCAGTGGTTTCATTTCCTTTGGCGATGTTATTGGAAACGTCTTGAATTGTTGCGGTCATTTTTTCTGCTGCCGATACGATCATCTGGGTATTCACCGTGGTTTGCTCTGTTGCAGCAGCAACACTATTCATATTTGTACTCATCTCTTCAGCAGCAGCAGCCACATTATTTGATTTTTCAGCTGTTTGTTCAGCGTTTGTTGATATCTGTTCGGAAACAGTTGACAACTCTTTTGAAGACGCGGTCAACGTTTGAGTCCCTATGGCAATATCATTGAACATCTGCCTTAATTTAAACGACATATCGTTTAATGACTTGGCCAAGATACCAACCTCATCTTTTTGATCAATATCCAGTTGCTGGGTTAAATCACCATCGGCCATCTTCTGAGCCATGGCAACGCCTTTTTTGATTGGATTTGTTATCAATCGACTGATGGATAAGGCAATGATAAATATTAAAACCGCAGACACCAGGGCAATGATGGCGATATTGATTTTTATGGTTCTTACGGCAGCAAATGCTTCAACTCTATCAATTTCTGCAAGTAACCCCCAGGTGATGCCCCCGGCATTGACAGGCGTGTACGCAGATAAAACAGGTTTTCCATCGTAATCAATAATAATTTTTTTACCGGTTTTTCCGGACAGAACATCATCTGCTGCTTCGGTATTGACCGCGCCTTTTTCCGGATTAGCCCATGAGGCTTTTACCGAATGATTTTGAGGGTCTAAATATGAATCAGATCTCATGAGCTTATCCGGACCGATGAAATATGTTTCTTCAGTCTGGCCTAACCCTTCCCTTTGGGTCATTAACTTGTTGATAGGGCACGACGCTTGTGATTTATCCTCACAAACCAGCGTGCTGCGGTCAATTCCTCTATTTGTTCACACAAACTAACCCTTCATCTCACACAATTGCCTGATATATCCAGTAAGGGTACACACCTGGTCCGTTAAAGGAGAATAACAAATGAAAAGCTTCTGTCTGGTTCCCGGGATCAGCATATACGGCGGATTTATCGGCAACGAACTTCTGCGATCCCAACGAAACTGGACCAAAAATCTAACTGTATTATCCGGGGAAATCGGTGACCCGCAACTTTTGTCTGATAATTCATACCACGTAGTCACAGGCGCTGATGATACCCTCATAGACGGGTTTATCATCCGGGACGGGTATGCCGTTCCAGATGAGAAGGAAACTGATTCCAGCGATATTCCGGCCGGGGTACAGGGAAAAAAGGCCGACATGGAAAATCCGGACACTGCCACCATTACACAATCATACTCCGGCGGGGGGCTACTCAATCTTTATGCCGGGACATTTGTCCGCAACTGCAGCTTTCAGGGCAATTATGCCGTCAGGGGCGGTGCGGTGTGCAATCTGGCAACCCGATACGAGGATCACAATGAGGTGTCAAACACAATCGGCAGCAGGACCCCTGTTTTTGAAAGTTGTATTTTTGAAGACAACCATGCCATCATCGATGGCGAGGCGGGGCCTTTGCCGTATTTAATGGCACGGTATCCCTTAAAGACACAGTTGTAACCCATAATACTGCCGTATCCGGCGGCGGTGGAATCGCCCTTGATTACAAGGGCGCACTTCTCGATGAAAAAGATACCTCCGTGATAGAGGATAACGTCAGTACATCCGGCATGCCCGATATCGATAATGCCACCTCAAATTTTGTTTATGAACCAACTCTTTATTCAGGTCGGTAAAACAACGTTTCAATTTCAGCCGGCATCTCCTGTCCAGGCCAAGCCGGCCTCAATAAGCCTCAATAAAAGGATAGGGGTTTGGAGGCATTGTTGAAGCACATTATTCCATGGCTGAGAGTATGCGGCCGAATTGCTCAAGAAGAGCGGCGGCATACGGGGTTTTTTCCAGCTGGGCGATGAGTTGATTCAAACTCTGACCGCTTTTTCTGATATTATCGGCTAAATGAAAAAGATAGCATTTTGCAATGGCGTCATCAGCTTCGGGATGAAATTGAACCCCCCAGGTCCGGGGAGCAAATCTTACAGCCTGGTAGGGTTCAAAGCTGTTTTTGGCCAGCACAACAGCCTTTTCCGGCAATTTCCGTATGCTTTGGGAATGAAAGACATGAGCCTTAAACCGGTCCGGCATGCCTTGGAACAGCATATCTTTTTGTCCAGGCTCAAGCAATTGGATCTCTTTGGTTCCGACTTCCAGGCTGACTGGGTGAAAATCCACCACGCCGCCCAGGGCTTTTGCTATAATTTGATGGCCGAAACAGATCCCGAGCAAAGGGGCCTCAGATATGACCATTCGGCGGATCCAACTTTCCAATTCTGAGCAATAGTGCGGATTATCTGTGACATTGTCATGGGAACCGGTAATAACGGCCCCGGCCAAGCTGTCCGGCTGCGGCAACGGATGATGCAATGTTACATCAATGATCTCAATGGCTCGAGTGGCATGACCGAGTCCCTTTGCTATCCAGGTTTCAAAATCATCGTGATTGGTTTTAATATCTGGAAATGTGCTTCCTGTCTTAATGATGGTAATTGGTTTCATGATTGATCTCTCAGGTTATACCTTTTTTATTTCGTTACACTCGATCATCAAGTTTTTAGGGAATTTGTTCAAATTCAAGGCGGAAATAATTTTTAACCGGAGGAATATACAATATATTTTAAGGATTAAAAATTTTTTCCAACGCCGAAGTTGGGCAAATTAACAAAAACTTGATCATCTTTTAAATGAAAAGTCAACTTTGGGTTTTCTGATCACGGCTCAATGTAACGTCCTGTCACGGGATCTTATTTTCAGTTTTGATATGCTTATCGATATTTACCCACCACTTATTTTGTACTCGATCATCGAGATGGTCGGCTAACCTCTGTGAAGCAGGAAGCCCAATGCCTATAGACTTGGGTAGCTCACTACAAATTAAAAGATGGGCATAAATGCGACAATGAAGGTGCGACTTTGCGAATTAATATTGAGAAATTAACTGAATAATAACTAAATTAAAAATGCCGAATTTAGGCTGACATACCTTCAAACTCTTTATTTTTTACCTTTCCGACTCAATGTTACTTGAAATTTTAGGATATAAGATAGTCTTGGTCTATATTTTGCTGATACCTTTTTCGATTTTATATAATCGAACCACTAAATTTAAATTGGCTCTCTATGAAAAAACAAGGAGTATATATAATATGCAATTAACTGATCTTATGCCCGTTGAAAAATGGACTGAACTTGAATTGGAACTGGCGAATAAATTTCATTTTCAAAGCTCTGTTTTTAACCCCGAGGGTATCCGGATCACCGATAATCCCAATTGGTCCAACTCCCTGTGCCCGGTGATCAAATCCACTGAAAAAGGACAGACCTTTATCTGTGCTGTTGCCCATATGAATATGTCCAACCAGGCCCGCGAGACAAAAGAGACAGTGATAGAGGAGTGTGATGCCGGATTGCTCAAACTGGTTGTTCCGGTTTTTTTCAAAGGGGAATATCTGGGTGTTGTAGGCGGATGCGGCCTTCTTGCTGAGGATGGCGAGGTGGATGAATTTGCCATCAATAAAATTACCGATATGGATGAAGAAAAGATACGGGAATTATCCGCAGACGTCCAGACCATTGCCGATGATGCCGTTCAGGATGCAAGTGATTTCCTAAAGAAACGTTTAGAAGAAATTATAAATGATTATAGCGGACGTCAAAAATAAACTGATTTAGTATCACTCGATCATCAAGTATCAAAAACCAGCGTCTGGGTCGATGTTGATGCATTGGATGAACTTAAAATTGCTGTTTCAATACCAGACAATCATCATCGTCCCGGTCCACCAACACCAGGGTGGACCAGGTATTGGGCATCCATTCAAATCGTTAGACATGTATCTCTGTCAAAAAGCCAATTTAGTTCCATAACATAATAAAATCATTTAAATAACGAACTTTGGATACTTGCTAATTCTCACCTTTCCCCGACGTCCGGCGACCAAGCCCCCAAATACTAAGCAACAAGAGAGAACTGCCCATCCATTGCAACAAACCGAAGTGCTGTCCCAGTAGTAAGGCCGAAAGCACCACTGCAGTGAGAGGCTCAAATAACGTGGCGACAGTAAGTGCCGTGGGTTTCAAACGGGCCGCCCCCCAACTGAAAGCAAGTAATGCAAGGACTGCTGTTACCAAGCCAAGATATAGCAACCAAGCCTGCGGCGGGAATTCTGTTGGCCAGCTAAGTGGTTTAAAAAAAGAGGTTAAACCCATTACAACAGCGGCAACTACTGTCAGGCAAGCTGTTGCTTGGCCAGCGCCTAAGGCTATTGAAATTCTTCCACTGATCATGGAAAAACCTGCGTATAATAAAGCGGAACCAATCGAGAACACAACTCCAAGCAAGGTACTGTGTGAATCAACGGTTGCCGTGGCAGCACTGTGCTGGGTGATGATCAAAACCGTGCCTATGATTGCCCCTGAAAGGACAAAAAGTAGCTGTAAATCGGCTGTCTCTTGACCGCGAGCTACCCAAATTATTGTAACGATCACAGGCGGAAGGCAGAGCGCAATCAAGGTTGGAACGGCGGCCCCCATTTGTTCGATTCCAAGAAACCAAAGCAATACGTAACCGGCCATTGCCGTGCCCGAAAGAAATACCGTAAATAATAGCGGGCGTAGTCTACTCCACACAATACCACGACCAAATATCCCAACGAGAACCACCGCACCAATAACGAATCGCCAGAAGGATACGTTCTCTGGTGTGAAACCATACTGTACGACAAGTATATTGACGACGAGCGCACCTGTTCCCCACATTACTCCTGCCCCACAGACTGCTATCAGTGCCATCTTCGCGGACGAAGAATACAATTTCAATTGTGGTTTGGAAGTATTCATGGTTGATCTGCTCCTTTAACATAAACAGTATAGTTAGGCATTTTTTAGCACACTCAATCACGGGGAAGCAGCGGTATCAGTCCGACACTAATGATGGAAACAACAAATACGATGACAAAAGTCAAAGAAACACCGTTTAAGACCGCATCCTGGAGTATACTTGTCATTCCTTCAGGGACCTGCGCCTGGAATTCTTTTTGAAAAAGGATTGCCATACTGTCCTGCAATCGGGCAATCAACGGCTCCGGGAGCTGACGGCCGGCAGTCTTTAGCTGGCTGATGAGCCGTGCCGTTACAATGCCGCCGCACAAACCAACCCCGATTGTTCCGCCCATGGTTCGGGCAAATTGATGAAAAGAGGTTGCCACCCCCAGATCTTTGGTTTTTACACTCTTTTGGACAATGAGCAGTGTAGACAGTGTTGTAAACCCCATACCCAGGCCAACGATCTGGAATGTGAGGAAACAATGGGTTATGGTGGTTGCGCGGGAAAAACCCAATGTCAGGCCGGTGCCGATTACCATGAGGATCACGCCGATAAAGGTCGCTTTTTTTTGTCCGATCCAGTGCATTTTTCGTCCGGCGATAATAGATCCCAAAGACCATCCCAGACTCAGGGAAAGCATTGCATAGCCGACTTGAAGCGACGTTTGAGAAAGTGTGCCCTGGAGAAATAAAGGGGCGTAGGCAAACAATGCAAAAATAGAAAAACTGGCACAAAACACAAGACTGTTTCCTATAACAAATGTCGGGTATCTGAAGAATTTAAAATCCAGGATAGGATCTTTCGCATATTTCTCAGCAAGGTAAAACCCGGCACCACAAGCACATGTCACCACCCCGATAATTATGATAGGAGGCGAAATCCAAGCAAATTCACGTCCACCGACCATAATCAAGGTTAAAAATCCAAGGATAAATCCGGACAAAAGTGTTACACCGGCAACGTCTATTTGTGATTGGGCTGGTTTTTTACGAAGTTCTTTGAAAAACAGGGTAACGCCGATAATGGATGGAATCCCAAGGGGTATGTTTATAAAAAAAACCCATCGCCAGGAACACCAGGTAACAATAAATCCGCCCAGTGTTGGACCAACCAGGCTTGCAACACCCCAGATTAAACTGGCAAGAGAGAGAGTTTTCGCACGATCGGCAGGTGTGGAAATATCTGACAAAACCACATAGACCAGTGCAAAGATGCCACCTCCCCCAATACCCTGAAAAACCCGTGCTGCCACCAAAAATCCCATTGATGGAGATGCCCCTGCGGCAATCGATGAAATCAAAAATAACCCGATTGAGAACAGGAATAGACCCTTTGTGGAATACAGGTCGGACAGCTTTCCAAAGACAGGCAGCGAAACCGCCCTTGATAGGAAATAGGCTGTATATGTCCAGGCATAAAGATGAAGCCCACCCAGCTCTGAAATAATGGTCGGCATAGCTGCAGACATGACCAATGCATCCAACGCACCCAGGAAAAGTGCTAGAAGTGCAGCCCCAATGATCCAGATTCTACTTTTATCTGTGCCGGCGGGAAAATTCATTGTTCCTATGCTCCCGTCTGTAAATTCACTTTATTTGATCAAACAAATCGACAGCCGTTTCTTCAATCAGACGTTTCAATTCAAGCTTGAGAATCCAATTTTCAGGGATGACATTAATCCCATAGAGCGCTCCTAAAATATTACCAGTGATGGACCCTGTTGAATCACTATCTCCAGAATGATTGACTGCCAGCAAAACCCCCTTTTTGAAATCATCGCCAGCAACCAGTGAGCAATAAAGACCTATGCCAAGCGCTTCCTCAGCGATCCAACCTTCTCCAATCTCTGCTATGATATCAGGTCCTGATGTTGAATTATCCGCCAGTTCAAGTGCTGTATCAATTGCTCTTAACGTCTCTTCATTATTCGTGTTGGATTTTAAAATCGAAATTGAATCATCAATTGCAGTGGTAAGCGTTTCCCCTGAGATTAATCTGGAAATGATCGAAGCAAAGGCTCCGGATGCCAAAAATCCGGTTGGATGGCCATGTGTCAGAGCCGCGCATTCACAACCTATTCGAAATGCCTTTTCTGCATCATCATACATAAGTCCCACCGGAGCCATACGTATAACCCCACCGCATCCCTTACTGTCGTTTACAGGATTGTCAATTGTACCCAATTTACCAGATTGCAACGCAGACAAGCAGCTGTTTCCTGGTGCTCTTAGTGAAAAGAGCTCTTTATGTCCTGTCAATACCCCGTCAATAATTGAGCAAGTACCATAATTATTTATGAGATGTTCTTGAAGGCCTGTTTCTTGTGTATATAGCCATCTTAAAAGCGCATGATAGACTGCCGAAATAATACCTGTATCTCCCTGATACTCATGTCTGACCTTGGATAAAATCAACCCTTCAGCGGTAAATAATGTCATTTGGGTATCATCGGTAATGCTACCTATCCGACCGTATGCTTCGGAGTAATCGGTCAATCCCCTATTACCAAATAAAGACTTGATCTGATCAAGAGACATAAATTCGATTGATGCTCCTAGCGCATCCCCAACAGCTCCACCGATCAAGCATCCTTTAAAATATTCAAGCGATTTCATGCTTCAATTCTTCTCTCAATAACTCATATTGTTTTAACTATTGTTATTATGACCCGAGGTCAAGGAAACAGAATAAAACCCACGGGGACTATCACTTCAAAAGCCAATTACAGCAATAACACGTAACAAAGGAACCAAAGGAACAGAATATTTGATGTTTACCAACCCCGTAATCCAAAGGAACGTGTATAGAACAAAAAGCACAATACTCTATTTTATCTCACAATTCTCTCCACCTGTCCTCTTAATATATAGCTATTATCGATCCATATCCGGGCTAAAATTTTTGTGTGGATCCCGGGCTTACATAAACCATAAAGGAGAACAAAACAATGACAATTCATATCTGCAAATCAGCAACCATTACGCTTGCTCTTGCAGCGGTTTTGGTCGCATTTAACCTGAATACAGACCTGGCATATGCCCGGAGCAATAACGGCAAGCCCCAAGGTGGACCGCCCCAGGAGGCATTTACTGCCTGTGAAGGAAAGTCCGAAGGTGATACTGCATCCTTTGAAGCTTCCAATGGAGAAACAATCACCGGAACATGCAGACAGGATAGAAATGGCGACAGACTTCTGCTCATTCCCGATAATGCACCTCAAGGCGGAGGGCAGGGCGGAGGCCCCCAGAGAAACAATTAAGCAGATCTGATGGAACATACATTTTTTCTTTCCCATTTTTTCCGGGTCTGGTATCTAAATTGGGCATGAGTCATTATTTAAATAATTGCTGCCCCCTGTGCGGAGAGGATAATCCAGAGCTGTATTTTGAAGATAAAAACAGGAGGTATCTGTCATGCCCGGATTGCCACCTTGTCTATGTGCCCCGTGAGTTTTTCCTGACAAAGGAGGCTGAAAAGACCGAGTATGATTTTCACAATAATGATCCGGCAGATCCGGAATATCGAAAATTTCTCTCCCGTTTGAGCCTACCCATGCTGGAACGACTCCGCCCCAGGCAGAAGGGCCTGGATTTCGGTTGCGGCCCGGGACCTGCCATGCATGACCTGTTTACAGCCCATGGGCACACCGTGGATCTCTATGATCCGTTTTATACGAACAACCCGGGTGTGTTTTCCAATACATTTGATTTTATTACAGCAACAGAGGTGGTCGAACACCTTCACCATCCGGGCAGCGTATTTGACCGGCTATTCGACCTGCTGCATTGCGGCGGCTGGCTGGGCATTATGACAAAGCTTGTCCTTGATAAAGAAAAGTTTTCATATTGGCATTATATTCGGGATCTGACACATGTCTGCTTCTACAGCCGGGCCACCTTCACCTATATCGCCCAAAGGCACCGGGCATCCCTTTCTTTTATAGGGAATGATGTGATATTGCTTCAAAAAGGGGAATTTCAGGTGTGAATATGGGTGAAACACTGACAGATTTTTCAACTAATATTGCAGGGCAGGGGAGGGCGTGATCAGGCAGTGCCGGTGGAGGAACACCGCCACTCAGTAAAAATAAAAAACCCCGGAACATGAAATTTTTGTTCCGGGGTTTTTTATTTTAATAGGTGAATTTTCGTTCAAACACTAAATTAATCTCTTGCGATGCCAAGCAAACTAAGCAGATGAACAAACAGCCCCATAAAATCAAGATAAAGACTTAAAGCACCAAGGATGGCGCCTTTGCGGACCATGGCGCCCGATGCATCTGCAGGAAGGGTAACCGCCATGGATTTCAGTTTCTGGGTATCATAGGCAGTCAGGCCTGTGAACAGCAGAACCGCAACCATGGAAATAATGGTCTGCATGACTGAACTTTGGAGGAATATATTTACAATCATCGCAATAATTACACCGAACAAGCCCATCATTAGAAATTGCCCCAT comes from uncultured Desulfobacter sp. and encodes:
- a CDS encoding methyl-accepting chemotaxis protein; the protein is MTQREGLGQTEETYFIGPDKLMRSDSYLDPQNHSVKASWANPEKGAVNTEAADDVLSGKTGKKIIIDYDGKPVLSAYTPVNAGGITWGLLAEIDRVEAFAAVRTIKINIAIIALVSAVLIFIIALSISRLITNPIKKGVAMAQKMADGDLTQQLDIDQKDEVGILAKSLNDMSFKLRQMFNDIAIGTQTLTASSKELSTVSEQISTNAEQTAEKSNNVAAAAEEMSTNMNSVAAATEQTTVNTQMIVSAAEKMTATIQDVSNNIAKGNETTAFAVKQANTVSQKVDDLGKAASDINAVTDTISEISEQTNLLALNAKIEAARAGEAGKGFAVVAGEIKALAQQTAEATDVISSKIAGVHITTQESVKAIESIVGVINEINSIVTTVAAAIEEQSVATQEISGNVSQAAQGLNEVNENVNHTSKVAAEVTQDIAQVSQATVQMSTGSHQVKTKSDELSGLAEKLNEMIGRFQI
- a CDS encoding ADP-ribosylglycohydrolase family protein; this encodes MKSLEYFKGCLIGGAVGDALGASIEFMSLDQIKSLFGNRGLTDYSEAYGRIGSITDDTQMTLFTAEGLILSKVRHEYQGDTGIISAVYHALLRWLYTQETGLQEHLINNYGTCSIIDGVLTGHKELFSLRAPGNSCLSALQSGKLGTIDNPVNDSKGCGGVIRMAPVGLMYDDAEKAFRIGCECAALTHGHPTGFLASGAFASIISRLISGETLTTAIDDSISILKSNTNNEETLRAIDTALELADNSTSGPDIIAEIGEGWIAEEALGIGLYCSLVAGDDFKKGVLLAVNHSGDSDSTGSITGNILGALYGINVIPENWILKLELKRLIEETAVDLFDQIK
- a CDS encoding DHA2 family efflux MFS transporter permease subunit, coding for MNFPAGTDKSRIWIIGAALLALFLGALDALVMSAAMPTIISELGGLHLYAWTYTAYFLSRAVSLPVFGKLSDLYSTKGLFLFSIGLFLISSIAAGASPSMGFLVAARVFQGIGGGGIFALVYVVLSDISTPADRAKTLSLASLIWGVASLVGPTLGGFIVTWCSWRWVFFINIPLGIPSIIGVTLFFKELRKKPAQSQIDVAGVTLLSGFILGFLTLIMVGGREFAWISPPIIIIGVVTCACGAGFYLAEKYAKDPILDFKFFRYPTFVIGNSLVFCASFSIFALFAYAPLFLQGTLSQTSLQVGYAMLSLSLGWSLGSIIAGRKMHWIGQKKATFIGVILMVIGTGLTLGFSRATTITHCFLTFQIVGLGMGFTTLSTLLIVQKSVKTKDLGVATSFHQFARTMGGTIGVGLCGGIVTARLISQLKTAGRQLPEPLIARLQDSMAILFQKEFQAQVPEGMTSILQDAVLNGVSLTFVIVFVVSIISVGLIPLLPRD
- a CDS encoding glutamine amidotransferase; the protein is MKPITIIKTGSTFPDIKTNHDDFETWIAKGLGHATRAIEIIDVTLHHPLPQPDSLAGAVITGSHDNVTDNPHYCSELESWIRRMVISEAPLLGICFGHQIIAKALGGVVDFHPVSLEVGTKEIQLLEPGQKDMLFQGMPDRFKAHVFHSQSIRKLPEKAVVLAKNSFEPYQAVRFAPRTWGVQFHPEADDAIAKCYLFHLADNIRKSGQSLNQLIAQLEKTPYAAALLEQFGRILSAME
- a CDS encoding class I SAM-dependent methyltransferase, translated to MSHYLNNCCPLCGEDNPELYFEDKNRRYLSCPDCHLVYVPREFFLTKEAEKTEYDFHNNDPADPEYRKFLSRLSLPMLERLRPRQKGLDFGCGPGPAMHDLFTAHGHTVDLYDPFYTNNPGVFSNTFDFITATEVVEHLHHPGSVFDRLFDLLHCGGWLGIMTKLVLDKEKFSYWHYIRDLTHVCFYSRATFTYIAQRHRASLSFIGNDVILLQKGEFQV
- a CDS encoding DMT family transporter codes for the protein MNTSKPQLKLYSSSAKMALIAVCGAGVMWGTGALVVNILVVQYGFTPENVSFWRFVIGAVVLVGIFGRGIVWSRLRPLLFTVFLSGTAMAGYVLLWFLGIEQMGAAVPTLIALCLPPVIVTIIWVARGQETADLQLLFVLSGAIIGTVLIITQHSAATATVDSHSTLLGVVFSIGSALLYAGFSMISGRISIALGAGQATACLTVVAAVVMGLTSFFKPLSWPTEFPPQAWLLYLGLVTAVLALLAFSWGAARLKPTALTVATLFEPLTAVVLSALLLGQHFGLLQWMGSSLLLLSIWGLGRRTSGKGEN
- a CDS encoding PocR ligand-binding domain-containing protein codes for the protein MQLTDLMPVEKWTELELELANKFHFQSSVFNPEGIRITDNPNWSNSLCPVIKSTEKGQTFICAVAHMNMSNQARETKETVIEECDAGLLKLVVPVFFKGEYLGVVGGCGLLAEDGEVDEFAINKITDMDEEKIRELSADVQTIADDAVQDASDFLKKRLEEIINDYSGRQK